The Humulus lupulus chromosome 4, drHumLupu1.1, whole genome shotgun sequence genome has a window encoding:
- the LOC133830147 gene encoding pentatricopeptide repeat-containing protein At4g31850, chloroplastic-like isoform X1 gives MGPLIGCCSSMYCSSFSYTCAFAETVMAISSHRESFKGRHFRNSKVCTYGYLGNRSTLRIKGMGLCGLVMKIPKEGEELAKEKNKVVTPSEEVIRFLESTTDPNSAFSYFMVVAELPYVVHTTETCNYMLQVLMTHKRVEDMAAVFDFMQKKFVYRNLKTYLAIFKGLYISGGIRRAPIALEKMRKAGFVLNACSYNGLTHLLVQSEFRREALEVYNSMVMEGMKPALKTSAALMVAFGKRGDTQTVMSLLEEIQHLGLRPDIYIFNICVTALGRAGKIDEAYDVFKRMDEEGCRPNVITYNVLIDALCKAGKLDNAMALFVKMKASSNIKPNRITYITLLDKLSDCGELEILKEFCDEMKADGYAPDVRTFNILIGALCKAGNVDKAFDTLGVMKEKGISPVLSTYNTLIGGLSRASRLDEALKLLSNMESLGVMPDTITYNIVISGLVKSISVDKAIDFYYDHEGRDFSPSPYTYGLLIDGLFKSGRHEEAMLFFEEMAVYGCKPNSEVFSILINGLSRIGDVETAFQLFKRMVKEGVRPDLKCYSILVNSLCISEKIDDALYYLEELKQNSLSPDSHCYNLLISALVKSQRVEEALSLYTEMRSKGIFPDLYTYNKLILNLGITGMVEQAVSMYNELQLKGLEPDVSTYNALIQAYNMSGNPDHANAVYKKMIVVGCNPNEETYAQLPN, from the coding sequence ATGGGTCCGTTAATAGGTTGCTGTTCGAGTATGTACTGTAGTAGTTTCAGTTATACTTGTGCTTTTGCAGAGACTGTAATGGCTATTTCGAGTCATAGAGAGTCATTTAAAGGAAGACACTTTAGAAATTCAAAGGTTTGCACATATGGGTACTTGGGAAACAGGTCTACATTGAGGATAAAAGGAATGGGTTTATGTGGGTTAGTTATGAAAATCCCAAAGGAAGGGGAGGAACTAGCCAAGGAGAAGAATAAAGTTGTGACACCTTCAGAAGAGGTTATAAGGTTTCTTGAGTCCACAACGGATCCAAATTCTGCTTTTTCATATTTTATGGTTGTTGCCGAGTTACCTTATGTTGTTCACACCACTGAAACGTGCAATTACATGCTTCAAGTCTTGATGACTCATAAGAGGGTGGAGGATATGGCTGCTGTTTTTGATTTCATGCAAAAGAAATTCGTTTACAGAAATTTGAAGACTTATCTAGCTATTTTCAAAGGTCTTTACATAAGTGGTGGAATTCGACGAGCACCAATTGCACTTGAGAAGATGAGAAAGGCTGGGTTTGTTTTGAATGCTTGTTCTTATAATGGGTTGACCCATTTACTTGTTCAGTCAGAGTTTCGTAGGGAGGCTCTGGAGGTTTACAACAGCATGGTCATGGAAGGGATGAAGCCAGCCTTGAAGACTTCTGCAGCACTTATGGTAGCATTTGGAAAGCGCGGGGATACTCAAACTGTAATGAGTTTGTTAGAAGAGATACAACATTTGGGATTGAGGCctgatatttatatatttaacatATGCGTTACAGCTCTTGGAAGGGCCGGGAAAATTGATGAGGCTTATGATGTATTCAAGAGAATGGACGAAGAAGGATGCAGGCCAAATGTTATTACTTATAATGTTCTCATTGATGCTCTTTGTAAAGCAGGTAAACTTGATAATGCAATGGCATTGTTTGTAAAGATGAAAGCTAGTAGCAATATCAAACCTAATCGTATAACTTACATTACTTTGTTGGACAAGTTAAGTGATTGTGGAGAGTTGGAAATTTTGAAAGAATTTTGTGATGAAATGAAAGCTGATGGTTATGCACCTGATGTACGTACGTTCAACATTCTTATTGGTGCCTTATGCAAAGCAGGCAATGTTGACAAGGCATTTGATACATTGGGTGTCATGAAGGAGAAAGGGATCTCACCAGTACTTAGTACTTACAACACCTTGATTGGGGGACTTTCAAGAGCAAGTAGATTGGATGAGGCTCTAAAGCTTTTGAGTAATATGGAATCCTTGGGTGTCATGCCTGACACAATCACATATAATATAGTCATTTCTGGTTTAGTGAAATCGATTAGTGTAGATAAGGCTATTGATTTCTACTACGATCATGAAGGTCGCGATTTCTCCCCTTCTCCTTATACATACGGCCTGCTTATTGATGGCCTTTTTAAGTCAGGAAGACATGAAGAAGCAATGCTTTTCTTCGAGGAGATGGCTGTATATGGATGCAAACCTAACTCTGAGGTTTTCAGTATTCTTATTAATGGGCTTAGCAGAATAGGAGATGTGGAAACTGCCTTTCAGTTGTTTAAAAGAATGGTTAAAGAAGGAGTAAGACCAGACTTGAAGTGTTACAGTATTCTTgtgaattccttatgcatttcaGAAAAAATTGATGATGCTCTGTATTACTTAGAGGAACTAAAGCAGAATAGTCTTAGTCCTGATTCACATTGTTATAACCTTTTAATTAGTGCACTTGTAAAATCACAGAGGGTAGAAGAAGCTCTATCTCTCTACACTGAAATGAGGAGCAAAGGAATTTTTCCTGATCTTTACACATACAACAAACTAATACTAAATCTCGGGATCACGGGAATGGTGGAGCAAGCAGTGAGTATGTATAATGAATTACAGCTTAAGGGTCTCGAACCTGATGTTTCCACCTACAATGCTCTCATTCAAGCTTACAATATGTCAGGGAATCCAGACCATGCTAATGCAGTTTACAAGAAAATGATAGTTGTTGGCTGCAACCCGAATGAAGAAACATATGCACAGCTTCCTAATTAA
- the LOC133830147 gene encoding pentatricopeptide repeat-containing protein At4g31850, chloroplastic-like isoform X3 produces MAISSHRESFKGRHFRNSKVCTYGYLGNRSTLRIKGMGLCGLVMKIPKEGEELAKEKNKVVTPSEEVIRFLESTTDPNSAFSYFMVVAELPYVVHTTETCNYMLQVLMTHKRVEDMAAVFDFMQKKFVYRNLKTYLAIFKGLYISGGIRRAPIALEKMRKAGFVLNACSYNGLTHLLVQSEFRREALEVYNSMVMEGMKPALKTSAALMVAFGKRGDTQTVMSLLEEIQHLGLRPDIYIFNICVTALGRAGKIDEAYDVFKRMDEEGCRPNVITYNVLIDALCKAGKLDNAMALFVKMKASSNIKPNRITYITLLDKLSDCGELEILKEFCDEMKADGYAPDVRTFNILIGALCKAGNVDKAFDTLGVMKEKGISPVLSTYNTLIGGLSRASRLDEALKLLSNMESLGVMPDTITYNIVISGLVKSISVDKAIDFYYDHEGRDFSPSPYTYGLLIDGLFKSGRHEEAMLFFEEMAVYGCKPNSEVFSILINGLSRIGDVETAFQLFKRMVKEGVRPDLKCYSILVNSLCISEKIDDALYYLEELKQNSLSPDSHCYNLLISALVKSQRVEEALSLYTEMRSKGIFPDLYTYNKLILNLGITGMVEQAVSMYNELQLKGLEPDVSTYNALIQAYNMSGNPDHANAVYKKMIVVGCNPNEETYAQLPN; encoded by the coding sequence ATGGCTATTTCGAGTCATAGAGAGTCATTTAAAGGAAGACACTTTAGAAATTCAAAGGTTTGCACATATGGGTACTTGGGAAACAGGTCTACATTGAGGATAAAAGGAATGGGTTTATGTGGGTTAGTTATGAAAATCCCAAAGGAAGGGGAGGAACTAGCCAAGGAGAAGAATAAAGTTGTGACACCTTCAGAAGAGGTTATAAGGTTTCTTGAGTCCACAACGGATCCAAATTCTGCTTTTTCATATTTTATGGTTGTTGCCGAGTTACCTTATGTTGTTCACACCACTGAAACGTGCAATTACATGCTTCAAGTCTTGATGACTCATAAGAGGGTGGAGGATATGGCTGCTGTTTTTGATTTCATGCAAAAGAAATTCGTTTACAGAAATTTGAAGACTTATCTAGCTATTTTCAAAGGTCTTTACATAAGTGGTGGAATTCGACGAGCACCAATTGCACTTGAGAAGATGAGAAAGGCTGGGTTTGTTTTGAATGCTTGTTCTTATAATGGGTTGACCCATTTACTTGTTCAGTCAGAGTTTCGTAGGGAGGCTCTGGAGGTTTACAACAGCATGGTCATGGAAGGGATGAAGCCAGCCTTGAAGACTTCTGCAGCACTTATGGTAGCATTTGGAAAGCGCGGGGATACTCAAACTGTAATGAGTTTGTTAGAAGAGATACAACATTTGGGATTGAGGCctgatatttatatatttaacatATGCGTTACAGCTCTTGGAAGGGCCGGGAAAATTGATGAGGCTTATGATGTATTCAAGAGAATGGACGAAGAAGGATGCAGGCCAAATGTTATTACTTATAATGTTCTCATTGATGCTCTTTGTAAAGCAGGTAAACTTGATAATGCAATGGCATTGTTTGTAAAGATGAAAGCTAGTAGCAATATCAAACCTAATCGTATAACTTACATTACTTTGTTGGACAAGTTAAGTGATTGTGGAGAGTTGGAAATTTTGAAAGAATTTTGTGATGAAATGAAAGCTGATGGTTATGCACCTGATGTACGTACGTTCAACATTCTTATTGGTGCCTTATGCAAAGCAGGCAATGTTGACAAGGCATTTGATACATTGGGTGTCATGAAGGAGAAAGGGATCTCACCAGTACTTAGTACTTACAACACCTTGATTGGGGGACTTTCAAGAGCAAGTAGATTGGATGAGGCTCTAAAGCTTTTGAGTAATATGGAATCCTTGGGTGTCATGCCTGACACAATCACATATAATATAGTCATTTCTGGTTTAGTGAAATCGATTAGTGTAGATAAGGCTATTGATTTCTACTACGATCATGAAGGTCGCGATTTCTCCCCTTCTCCTTATACATACGGCCTGCTTATTGATGGCCTTTTTAAGTCAGGAAGACATGAAGAAGCAATGCTTTTCTTCGAGGAGATGGCTGTATATGGATGCAAACCTAACTCTGAGGTTTTCAGTATTCTTATTAATGGGCTTAGCAGAATAGGAGATGTGGAAACTGCCTTTCAGTTGTTTAAAAGAATGGTTAAAGAAGGAGTAAGACCAGACTTGAAGTGTTACAGTATTCTTgtgaattccttatgcatttcaGAAAAAATTGATGATGCTCTGTATTACTTAGAGGAACTAAAGCAGAATAGTCTTAGTCCTGATTCACATTGTTATAACCTTTTAATTAGTGCACTTGTAAAATCACAGAGGGTAGAAGAAGCTCTATCTCTCTACACTGAAATGAGGAGCAAAGGAATTTTTCCTGATCTTTACACATACAACAAACTAATACTAAATCTCGGGATCACGGGAATGGTGGAGCAAGCAGTGAGTATGTATAATGAATTACAGCTTAAGGGTCTCGAACCTGATGTTTCCACCTACAATGCTCTCATTCAAGCTTACAATATGTCAGGGAATCCAGACCATGCTAATGCAGTTTACAAGAAAATGATAGTTGTTGGCTGCAACCCGAATGAAGAAACATATGCACAGCTTCCTAATTAA
- the LOC133830147 gene encoding pentatricopeptide repeat-containing protein At4g31850, chloroplastic-like isoform X2: MYCSSFSYTCAFAETVMAISSHRESFKGRHFRNSKVCTYGYLGNRSTLRIKGMGLCGLVMKIPKEGEELAKEKNKVVTPSEEVIRFLESTTDPNSAFSYFMVVAELPYVVHTTETCNYMLQVLMTHKRVEDMAAVFDFMQKKFVYRNLKTYLAIFKGLYISGGIRRAPIALEKMRKAGFVLNACSYNGLTHLLVQSEFRREALEVYNSMVMEGMKPALKTSAALMVAFGKRGDTQTVMSLLEEIQHLGLRPDIYIFNICVTALGRAGKIDEAYDVFKRMDEEGCRPNVITYNVLIDALCKAGKLDNAMALFVKMKASSNIKPNRITYITLLDKLSDCGELEILKEFCDEMKADGYAPDVRTFNILIGALCKAGNVDKAFDTLGVMKEKGISPVLSTYNTLIGGLSRASRLDEALKLLSNMESLGVMPDTITYNIVISGLVKSISVDKAIDFYYDHEGRDFSPSPYTYGLLIDGLFKSGRHEEAMLFFEEMAVYGCKPNSEVFSILINGLSRIGDVETAFQLFKRMVKEGVRPDLKCYSILVNSLCISEKIDDALYYLEELKQNSLSPDSHCYNLLISALVKSQRVEEALSLYTEMRSKGIFPDLYTYNKLILNLGITGMVEQAVSMYNELQLKGLEPDVSTYNALIQAYNMSGNPDHANAVYKKMIVVGCNPNEETYAQLPN; the protein is encoded by the coding sequence ATGTACTGTAGTAGTTTCAGTTATACTTGTGCTTTTGCAGAGACTGTAATGGCTATTTCGAGTCATAGAGAGTCATTTAAAGGAAGACACTTTAGAAATTCAAAGGTTTGCACATATGGGTACTTGGGAAACAGGTCTACATTGAGGATAAAAGGAATGGGTTTATGTGGGTTAGTTATGAAAATCCCAAAGGAAGGGGAGGAACTAGCCAAGGAGAAGAATAAAGTTGTGACACCTTCAGAAGAGGTTATAAGGTTTCTTGAGTCCACAACGGATCCAAATTCTGCTTTTTCATATTTTATGGTTGTTGCCGAGTTACCTTATGTTGTTCACACCACTGAAACGTGCAATTACATGCTTCAAGTCTTGATGACTCATAAGAGGGTGGAGGATATGGCTGCTGTTTTTGATTTCATGCAAAAGAAATTCGTTTACAGAAATTTGAAGACTTATCTAGCTATTTTCAAAGGTCTTTACATAAGTGGTGGAATTCGACGAGCACCAATTGCACTTGAGAAGATGAGAAAGGCTGGGTTTGTTTTGAATGCTTGTTCTTATAATGGGTTGACCCATTTACTTGTTCAGTCAGAGTTTCGTAGGGAGGCTCTGGAGGTTTACAACAGCATGGTCATGGAAGGGATGAAGCCAGCCTTGAAGACTTCTGCAGCACTTATGGTAGCATTTGGAAAGCGCGGGGATACTCAAACTGTAATGAGTTTGTTAGAAGAGATACAACATTTGGGATTGAGGCctgatatttatatatttaacatATGCGTTACAGCTCTTGGAAGGGCCGGGAAAATTGATGAGGCTTATGATGTATTCAAGAGAATGGACGAAGAAGGATGCAGGCCAAATGTTATTACTTATAATGTTCTCATTGATGCTCTTTGTAAAGCAGGTAAACTTGATAATGCAATGGCATTGTTTGTAAAGATGAAAGCTAGTAGCAATATCAAACCTAATCGTATAACTTACATTACTTTGTTGGACAAGTTAAGTGATTGTGGAGAGTTGGAAATTTTGAAAGAATTTTGTGATGAAATGAAAGCTGATGGTTATGCACCTGATGTACGTACGTTCAACATTCTTATTGGTGCCTTATGCAAAGCAGGCAATGTTGACAAGGCATTTGATACATTGGGTGTCATGAAGGAGAAAGGGATCTCACCAGTACTTAGTACTTACAACACCTTGATTGGGGGACTTTCAAGAGCAAGTAGATTGGATGAGGCTCTAAAGCTTTTGAGTAATATGGAATCCTTGGGTGTCATGCCTGACACAATCACATATAATATAGTCATTTCTGGTTTAGTGAAATCGATTAGTGTAGATAAGGCTATTGATTTCTACTACGATCATGAAGGTCGCGATTTCTCCCCTTCTCCTTATACATACGGCCTGCTTATTGATGGCCTTTTTAAGTCAGGAAGACATGAAGAAGCAATGCTTTTCTTCGAGGAGATGGCTGTATATGGATGCAAACCTAACTCTGAGGTTTTCAGTATTCTTATTAATGGGCTTAGCAGAATAGGAGATGTGGAAACTGCCTTTCAGTTGTTTAAAAGAATGGTTAAAGAAGGAGTAAGACCAGACTTGAAGTGTTACAGTATTCTTgtgaattccttatgcatttcaGAAAAAATTGATGATGCTCTGTATTACTTAGAGGAACTAAAGCAGAATAGTCTTAGTCCTGATTCACATTGTTATAACCTTTTAATTAGTGCACTTGTAAAATCACAGAGGGTAGAAGAAGCTCTATCTCTCTACACTGAAATGAGGAGCAAAGGAATTTTTCCTGATCTTTACACATACAACAAACTAATACTAAATCTCGGGATCACGGGAATGGTGGAGCAAGCAGTGAGTATGTATAATGAATTACAGCTTAAGGGTCTCGAACCTGATGTTTCCACCTACAATGCTCTCATTCAAGCTTACAATATGTCAGGGAATCCAGACCATGCTAATGCAGTTTACAAGAAAATGATAGTTGTTGGCTGCAACCCGAATGAAGAAACATATGCACAGCTTCCTAATTAA
- the LOC133830147 gene encoding pentatricopeptide repeat-containing protein At4g31850, chloroplastic-like isoform X4, giving the protein MGPLIGCCSSMYCSSFSYTCAFAETVMAISSHRESFKGRHFRNSKVCTYGYLGNRSTLRIKGMGLCGLVMKIPKEGEELAKEKNKVVTPSEEVIRFLESTTDPNSAFSYFMVVAELPYVVHTTETCNYMLQVLMTHKRVEDMAAVFDFMQKKFVYRNLKTYLAIFKGLYISGGIRRAPIALEKMRKAGFVLNACSYNGLTHLLVQSEFRREALEVYNSMVMEGMKPALKTSAALMVAFGKRGDTQTVMSLLEEIQHLGLRPDIYIFNICVTALGRAGKIDEAYDVFKRMDEEGCRPNVITYNVLIDALCKAGKLDNAMALFVKMKASSNIKPNRITYITLLDKLSDCGELEILKEFCDEMKADGYAPDVRTFNILIGALCKAGNVDKAFDTLGVMKEKGISPVLSTYNTLIGGLSRASRLDEALKLLSNMESLGVMPDTITYNIVISGLVKSISVDKAIDFYYDHEGRDFSPSPYTYGLLIDGLFKSGRHEEAMLFFEEMAVYGCKPNSEVFSILINGLSRIGDVETAFQLFKRMVKEGVRPDLKCYSILVNSLCISEKIDDALYYLEELKQNSLSPDSHCYNLLISALVKSQRVEEALSLYTEMRSKGIFPDLYTYNKLILNLGITGMVEQAVRNPDHANAVYKKMIVVGCNPNEETYAQLPN; this is encoded by the exons ATGGGTCCGTTAATAGGTTGCTGTTCGAGTATGTACTGTAGTAGTTTCAGTTATACTTGTGCTTTTGCAGAGACTGTAATGGCTATTTCGAGTCATAGAGAGTCATTTAAAGGAAGACACTTTAGAAATTCAAAGGTTTGCACATATGGGTACTTGGGAAACAGGTCTACATTGAGGATAAAAGGAATGGGTTTATGTGGGTTAGTTATGAAAATCCCAAAGGAAGGGGAGGAACTAGCCAAGGAGAAGAATAAAGTTGTGACACCTTCAGAAGAGGTTATAAGGTTTCTTGAGTCCACAACGGATCCAAATTCTGCTTTTTCATATTTTATGGTTGTTGCCGAGTTACCTTATGTTGTTCACACCACTGAAACGTGCAATTACATGCTTCAAGTCTTGATGACTCATAAGAGGGTGGAGGATATGGCTGCTGTTTTTGATTTCATGCAAAAGAAATTCGTTTACAGAAATTTGAAGACTTATCTAGCTATTTTCAAAGGTCTTTACATAAGTGGTGGAATTCGACGAGCACCAATTGCACTTGAGAAGATGAGAAAGGCTGGGTTTGTTTTGAATGCTTGTTCTTATAATGGGTTGACCCATTTACTTGTTCAGTCAGAGTTTCGTAGGGAGGCTCTGGAGGTTTACAACAGCATGGTCATGGAAGGGATGAAGCCAGCCTTGAAGACTTCTGCAGCACTTATGGTAGCATTTGGAAAGCGCGGGGATACTCAAACTGTAATGAGTTTGTTAGAAGAGATACAACATTTGGGATTGAGGCctgatatttatatatttaacatATGCGTTACAGCTCTTGGAAGGGCCGGGAAAATTGATGAGGCTTATGATGTATTCAAGAGAATGGACGAAGAAGGATGCAGGCCAAATGTTATTACTTATAATGTTCTCATTGATGCTCTTTGTAAAGCAGGTAAACTTGATAATGCAATGGCATTGTTTGTAAAGATGAAAGCTAGTAGCAATATCAAACCTAATCGTATAACTTACATTACTTTGTTGGACAAGTTAAGTGATTGTGGAGAGTTGGAAATTTTGAAAGAATTTTGTGATGAAATGAAAGCTGATGGTTATGCACCTGATGTACGTACGTTCAACATTCTTATTGGTGCCTTATGCAAAGCAGGCAATGTTGACAAGGCATTTGATACATTGGGTGTCATGAAGGAGAAAGGGATCTCACCAGTACTTAGTACTTACAACACCTTGATTGGGGGACTTTCAAGAGCAAGTAGATTGGATGAGGCTCTAAAGCTTTTGAGTAATATGGAATCCTTGGGTGTCATGCCTGACACAATCACATATAATATAGTCATTTCTGGTTTAGTGAAATCGATTAGTGTAGATAAGGCTATTGATTTCTACTACGATCATGAAGGTCGCGATTTCTCCCCTTCTCCTTATACATACGGCCTGCTTATTGATGGCCTTTTTAAGTCAGGAAGACATGAAGAAGCAATGCTTTTCTTCGAGGAGATGGCTGTATATGGATGCAAACCTAACTCTGAGGTTTTCAGTATTCTTATTAATGGGCTTAGCAGAATAGGAGATGTGGAAACTGCCTTTCAGTTGTTTAAAAGAATGGTTAAAGAAGGAGTAAGACCAGACTTGAAGTGTTACAGTATTCTTgtgaattccttatgcatttcaGAAAAAATTGATGATGCTCTGTATTACTTAGAGGAACTAAAGCAGAATAGTCTTAGTCCTGATTCACATTGTTATAACCTTTTAATTAGTGCACTTGTAAAATCACAGAGGGTAGAAGAAGCTCTATCTCTCTACACTGAAATGAGGAGCAAAGGAATTTTTCCTGATCTTTACACATACAACAAACTAATACTAAATCTCGGGATCACGGGAATGGTGGAGCAAGCAGTGA GGAATCCAGACCATGCTAATGCAGTTTACAAGAAAATGATAGTTGTTGGCTGCAACCCGAATGAAGAAACATATGCACAGCTTCCTAATTAA